In Arsenophonus sp. aPb, one DNA window encodes the following:
- the minC gene encoding septum site-determining protein MinC, which produces MAQSSIELKGSSFTLTVLHILDEDPEAIKKAIQEKIDQAPEFLRNAPVVFNVTGLLDANTILSCYKIISEAGLKIVGVSGCTNTKLRQAITDIGLPLLSEGQNQKTQNQKTANIATTEHGKTRIISTHVRSGQRIYAANCDLIVNANVSAGAELIADGNIHIYGMMRGRVLAGASGDNNCQIYCTHLQAELISIAGQFWLSEQIPADFIGKAARLCLVNNELTIDNII; this is translated from the coding sequence ATGGCACAATCATCAATCGAACTAAAAGGCAGTAGCTTCACTCTCACCGTTCTTCATATTCTTGATGAAGATCCTGAGGCTATTAAAAAAGCAATTCAGGAAAAAATTGACCAAGCGCCTGAGTTTTTGAGAAATGCCCCTGTTGTTTTCAATGTTACTGGTCTATTAGATGCAAATACTATTTTATCTTGCTATAAAATTATTAGTGAGGCAGGTTTAAAGATAGTCGGTGTCAGTGGATGTACCAATACCAAATTGCGCCAAGCTATTACTGATATTGGTCTACCTTTACTTAGTGAAGGCCAAAATCAAAAAACACAAAATCAAAAAACTGCCAATATAGCTACCACTGAACATGGCAAGACTCGTATTATTTCCACCCACGTTCGTTCAGGCCAACGCATATATGCAGCTAATTGTGATTTGATTGTTAACGCTAATGTTAGTGCTGGTGCTGAATTGATCGCTGATGGCAATATACATATTTATGGAATGATGCGAGGTAGAGTTCTTGCCGGCGCATCTGGCGATAATAATTGTCAAATTTACTGTACCCACTTACAAGCTGAATTAATTTCTATTGCTGGCCAATTTTGGTTAAGTGAACAAATTCCTGCTGATTTTATTGGGAAAGCAGCTAGACTTTGTTTGGTAAATAATGAATTGACGATTGATAATATCATTTAG
- a CDS encoding YcgL domain-containing protein produces MFCVVYCSAKKEQTYLFVEKKDNFSRVPKPLLQQFGTPRFVMTLCLTERQKLANADIDRVKRELIEVGYYLQFPPPVENIMEDYGYLIDKLETQLLAEQQ; encoded by the coding sequence ATGTTTTGTGTAGTTTATTGTAGTGCAAAAAAAGAACAAACTTATCTTTTTGTAGAAAAAAAAGACAATTTTTCACGAGTTCCTAAACCATTATTACAGCAATTTGGTACTCCCCGATTTGTCATGACCCTCTGTTTGACAGAACGCCAAAAATTAGCCAATGCTGATATTGACAGGGTTAAAAGGGAACTCATCGAGGTTGGTTATTATCTCCAGTTTCCGCCTCCGGTTGAAAATATAATGGAAGATTATGGCTACCTAATTGATAAATTGGAAACTCAACTACTGGCAGAGCAACAATAA
- a CDS encoding lytic murein transglycosylase — MRLKLIYLVIGSFLLIGDLLIAMLPKVVLLISVPQAIAAPSSEISLGKAFPHKKRSLAEFPAYVAYLKQMARQQGISEATIARAFTNIYFVQRIVAADRGQPERRASVNLENYLQKVLPSSRVSMAIQQYHNNRNQLEITSKRFGIPVQYIVALWGLESKFGEMQGQEDVIFALVTLSFDGRRERFFSKQLMAALKIMDNGYVPRNRRLKGSWAGAMGQTQFMPTSFLQYAIDGSGNGQIDIWHNKADVFASIANYLKYEGWQTYLPWGTQVKLPTGFDIGLAGVKKNGKSVEQWKKLGVEVPVMANLALPTPTWLIIPKDPQGRIYLVTDNFRTIMHWNRSYYFSLSVCLMADGIAQQI, encoded by the coding sequence ATGAGACTCAAACTTATTTATCTAGTAATTGGTAGTTTCTTATTAATAGGTGATTTGCTCATAGCAATGCTGCCTAAAGTGGTTTTATTAATATCAGTACCGCAAGCAATAGCTGCGCCATCCAGTGAAATTTCGTTAGGTAAGGCATTTCCGCATAAAAAACGTAGCCTGGCTGAATTTCCCGCTTATGTTGCCTATTTAAAGCAAATGGCAAGGCAACAAGGTATAAGCGAAGCAACGATTGCAAGGGCTTTCACCAATATTTATTTTGTTCAGCGAATAGTGGCCGCAGATCGTGGACAACCGGAAAGGCGTGCTAGCGTCAATTTAGAAAATTATTTACAAAAAGTTTTACCATCATCACGTGTCAGTATGGCAATACAGCAATACCATAATAATAGGAACCAATTGGAGATAACGAGTAAGCGGTTTGGTATTCCGGTGCAATATATTGTTGCGCTTTGGGGATTAGAGAGTAAATTTGGTGAAATGCAAGGACAAGAAGATGTAATTTTTGCATTAGTAACATTATCTTTTGATGGCCGTCGAGAACGTTTTTTTAGTAAACAACTGATGGCTGCACTCAAAATTATGGACAATGGGTATGTGCCGAGAAACCGTCGTTTAAAAGGTTCTTGGGCCGGTGCAATGGGACAAACGCAGTTTATGCCCACTTCTTTTCTACAATATGCTATAGATGGTAGCGGTAATGGTCAGATTGATATCTGGCACAACAAAGCAGATGTTTTTGCTTCAATTGCTAATTACCTTAAGTATGAAGGCTGGCAAACCTATTTACCTTGGGGTACACAGGTTAAGTTACCAACAGGTTTCGATATTGGTTTGGCTGGGGTAAAGAAAAACGGTAAATCCGTTGAGCAATGGAAAAAACTTGGCGTAGAAGTTCCTGTGATGGCTAATTTAGCGTTACCTACCCCGACTTGGTTAATTATTCCAAAAGATCCGCAAGGTAGGATCTATCTTGTGACAGATAATTTTCGCACTATCATGCATTGGAATCGCTCTTACTATTTTTCATTATCTGTTTGTTTAATGGCTGATGGTATTGCTCAACAAATATAA
- a CDS encoding fumarylacetoacetate hydrolase family protein, whose amino-acid sequence MYQHHDWQGALLDVSANKVVCVGSNYAEHVQEMSGKQHKEPVIFIKPETALCDITQPILLPKGLGTVHHEIELAVLIGTTLKQENDLERIKTAIKGFAVALDLTLRDLQQTLKASGQPWEKSKAFDGACPISGFIAAHEFGNPQKARLSLLVNDQIRQEGNTADMLTAILPLISYISRFFTLRPGDVILTGTPKGVGPLKVNDELTLHLNDRVLKTRVI is encoded by the coding sequence ATGTATCAGCATCATGATTGGCAGGGAGCTTTGCTTGATGTATCGGCTAATAAAGTGGTTTGTGTAGGTAGTAATTATGCCGAACATGTGCAAGAAATGAGCGGGAAGCAGCATAAAGAGCCGGTCATTTTTATTAAGCCGGAAACTGCGCTTTGTGATATTACACAACCAATTTTGCTGCCAAAAGGGCTAGGGACGGTACATCATGAAATCGAGTTAGCCGTTTTGATTGGTACAACATTGAAACAGGAAAATGATCTAGAGAGAATTAAAACAGCAATTAAAGGGTTTGCTGTAGCACTTGATTTGACATTACGTGATTTACAGCAAACATTAAAAGCATCTGGCCAGCCATGGGAAAAATCCAAAGCCTTTGATGGCGCATGTCCAATATCTGGATTTATTGCTGCTCATGAGTTTGGTAACCCCCAAAAAGCACGCTTAAGTTTGTTGGTTAATGACCAAATACGACAGGAAGGGAATACCGCCGATATGCTGACAGCCATATTACCTTTGATCAGTTATATATCGCGTTTTTTTACTTTACGACCAGGTGATGTTATTTTGACTGGCACACCCAAAGGTGTTGGCCCACTAAAAGTTAATGACGAACTTACCCTTCATTTAAACGATCGTGTATTAAAAACACGTGTTATCTAA
- a CDS encoding YcgN family cysteine cluster protein, whose protein sequence is MSQPFWQRKTLEQMTDVEWESLCDGCGQCCMHKLLDADSDEIYLTNVACDQLNLKTCQCKHYAERFRYEPDCIKLTRDNLATFRWLPLTCAYRLIAEGKSLPAWHPLKTGSKLAMHQAKISVRHIAVREIEVMDWEDHIINTI, encoded by the coding sequence ATGTCTCAACCTTTTTGGCAGCGCAAAACCTTAGAACAGATGACCGATGTAGAGTGGGAATCATTATGTGACGGTTGTGGGCAATGCTGTATGCATAAATTACTGGATGCAGATAGCGATGAAATTTATTTGACCAACGTGGCATGTGATCAATTAAATCTTAAAACCTGTCAGTGCAAACACTATGCAGAAAGATTTCGTTATGAACCAGATTGTATCAAACTAACACGGGATAATTTGGCTACCTTTCGTTGGTTACCGCTCACTTGTGCCTATCGTTTAATTGCGGAAGGAAAATCGCTGCCAGCCTGGCATCCATTAAAAACCGGTTCAAAATTAGCTATGCATCAGGCCAAAATATCTGTTCGGCATATTGCTGTTAGAGAAATTGAAGTGATGGATTGGGAAGATCATATTATTAATACCATTTGA
- a CDS encoding GNAT family N-acetyltransferase: MTNHNLEQFVRLANVNDIASLFAIRTSVKENHLSRKQLIDKGITPDTLRDILLSAPCAWIAEMAGNPIGFSMANRQQGNIFALFVRPEFAGQGFGKTLLTKAETFLFQQHKKIWLTTDAASRACGFYQKLGWLPVENLQNGEIRFEKLID; encoded by the coding sequence ATGACAAACCATAATTTAGAGCAATTTGTAAGATTAGCTAATGTTAATGATATTGCGTCACTTTTTGCTATTCGAACCAGTGTAAAAGAAAATCACCTTTCCAGAAAACAACTTATTGATAAAGGAATTACGCCTGACACATTACGCGATATTTTGCTGTCGGCTCCTTGTGCTTGGATTGCGGAAATGGCTGGCAATCCTATCGGCTTTTCTATGGCCAATAGGCAGCAAGGCAATATTTTTGCTTTATTTGTTCGTCCTGAGTTTGCCGGGCAAGGTTTTGGTAAAACTTTATTGACCAAAGCTGAAACATTTCTTTTTCAACAACATAAAAAAATTTGGTTAACGACTGATGCGGCAAGTCGTGCCTGCGGTTTTTATCAAAAACTGGGTTGGTTGCCGGTTGAGAATTTACAAAATGGAGAAATACGATTTGAAAAGTTGATTGATTAA
- a CDS encoding 2-hydroxyacid dehydrogenase, which yields MKVVSYSTKQYDRLHFDQINKKGNFNFDIEYFDFPLTPQTAKNAAGADAVCIFVNDDASRAVLKELAKLEVKILALRCAGFNNVDLAAAKKLAIQVVRVPAYSPEAVAEHTVGLMLCLNRRIHRAYQRTRDANFSLEGLTGFNMHNRTAGIIGTGKIGLATLRILKGFGMKLLAYDPYPSEAVLKLGAKYVDLDTLLKHSDIISLHCPLTKENHHLLNEQSFNKMKDGVMVINTSRGGLIDSNAAIEALKKQKVGALGMDVYENERELFFEDKSNDVIQDDVFRRLSACHNVLFTGHQAFLTEEALNNISETTLQNIKQIAQGKPCANEIEG from the coding sequence ATGAAAGTCGTTTCTTATAGTACAAAACAATACGACCGCCTTCATTTCGATCAAATCAACAAAAAGGGTAATTTTAATTTTGATATTGAATACTTTGATTTTCCACTCACACCACAAACAGCTAAAAATGCCGCTGGCGCTGATGCTGTTTGTATATTTGTTAATGATGATGCCAGTCGCGCAGTCCTTAAAGAGTTGGCGAAGTTGGAGGTCAAAATTTTAGCTTTACGTTGTGCCGGATTTAATAACGTCGATTTAGCGGCAGCAAAAAAACTGGCTATTCAAGTTGTGCGCGTACCCGCTTATTCTCCCGAGGCTGTTGCTGAACATACAGTGGGTTTAATGCTTTGTTTAAATAGACGTATTCACCGTGCGTACCAACGTACTCGGGATGCCAATTTTTCACTGGAAGGATTAACCGGTTTTAACATGCATAATCGTACCGCTGGCATTATCGGTACAGGGAAAATCGGTTTAGCGACATTACGTATTCTTAAGGGGTTTGGTATGAAATTACTTGCCTATGACCCCTATCCTAGTGAAGCAGTATTAAAACTTGGTGCTAAATATGTTGATTTAGATACTCTATTAAAGCATTCAGATATTATTAGCCTTCATTGTCCATTAACAAAGGAAAATCATCATTTACTTAACGAACAATCCTTCAATAAAATGAAAGATGGGGTTATGGTGATTAATACTAGCCGCGGCGGTTTAATTGATTCTAATGCTGCCATAGAAGCACTAAAAAAACAAAAAGTTGGCGCCTTAGGTATGGATGTATACGAAAATGAACGTGAGCTATTTTTCGAAGATAAATCGAATGATGTGATCCAGGATGACGTTTTTCGCCGTTTATCTGCCTGCCACAACGTTCTATTCACTGGCCACCAAGCTTTTTTAACCGAAGAAGCGCTCAATAATATTAGCGAAACAACCCTACAAAATATTAAACAGATCGCTCAAGGAAAGCCGTGTGCTAATGAAATTGAAGGTTAA
- a CDS encoding YdbH family protein: MTKLIKYIILLFIILLFIAITSWLTLPNWLPRISQLWLPKGATLSLTLPKITRKGIVVADINIALDRCEWVKINQLIVSPAAKWPTKWIIHAQSLMSDNNCLSQLKDDQTAQGQIDIKQILTAIPSLELTIEQLVLHPWPFLAGKLQLQVSQSHHLDINYQGENIQLVARTTAADYFNIEHFFLRLNEDTVNLTGNVALPLSSTLIPVDGKIDVILITNRYAKPLVGQLSWSNRSGILQLTEQQSQRPLLDLPWQLDDKLLTIKEGKWRWQNGDQLLSGKIDFQLANWRDSLTNMRISGRANMLTTGGKGKANLVLTVEQGKLDWLKSHIPFHLMGQIKINDLIVDMRVPTLVSGPLLSPRITFLPSSLIRMYGKINKTLTLNELRLPLAGTYLTAQGVTGRLQAIATTTDSYWGKVKLHFDGQANNFKPDQGQWRWHYWGNAQLHPLKANWDLSGDGYWINSLLVVNRLNTGFDKIQYGTLNMIQPRLTLLKPLKWQRDAKQANFAGELILHTDRIEFGNESFLPASTISAKLIGRNPADFQLTGALSAQQFGPIPFFIRWDGIRLRGNARWQKQSVLAFQSLIPPDLAITLREGNFYAQAAFSVARDQGVIAGGHWSVANAGLWLKDGSVNGIDFILPWRLQNSRWQLGTKLPVKIRIKQIKSLFDMQNIAADLYGYYPATAQFPLELRQVNIDLLGGAVRLATLRWPQIAPAILTIDRIDLSQLLTRLRTSSQVAMSGKISGQLPFFLDNPDWIVKEGWLTNSGNITLRLGKELVDSIGENNLSARVAMAWLRYLEINRSQAKISLSNLGDININAQIYGFNPLESKNRQVHLNYCHQENIFQLWRSLQFGNNLGDWLEKNISIKKGENQ, translated from the coding sequence ATGACTAAATTAATAAAATATATTATTTTGCTATTCATTATCTTGCTTTTTATTGCTATTACCAGTTGGCTTACGTTACCTAATTGGTTACCTAGAATTAGTCAACTATGGTTACCCAAAGGTGCAACCTTGTCATTGACTTTACCAAAAATCACGCGTAAAGGAATTGTTGTCGCCGATATAAACATTGCGCTAGACCGCTGTGAATGGGTCAAGATAAATCAATTAATCGTTTCTCCCGCTGCTAAATGGCCAACAAAATGGATAATTCATGCTCAATCTTTAATGAGTGACAATAATTGCTTATCTCAGTTAAAAGATGATCAAACAGCACAAGGTCAAATAGATATAAAACAGATCCTAACAGCAATCCCGTCATTGGAATTAACTATTGAGCAACTCGTTTTACATCCTTGGCCTTTTTTGGCTGGAAAACTTCAGTTACAAGTAAGCCAAAGTCATCACTTAGATATCAATTATCAAGGTGAAAATATACAACTTGTCGCACGAACAACAGCGGCAGATTATTTCAATATAGAGCATTTTTTTCTTCGATTGAATGAAGATACGGTTAATTTAACCGGTAATGTCGCGCTACCATTGAGTTCAACACTCATACCAGTAGATGGAAAAATTGACGTAATTTTAATTACTAATCGTTATGCTAAACCGCTAGTTGGGCAGTTAAGTTGGTCAAATCGCTCAGGTATTTTGCAATTAACAGAACAACAGTCGCAAAGACCATTACTCGATCTGCCTTGGCAATTAGATGATAAGCTTTTGACTATTAAGGAAGGAAAATGGCGTTGGCAAAATGGTGATCAATTATTATCAGGAAAAATCGATTTTCAGCTAGCTAATTGGCGTGACAGTTTAACGAATATGCGTATTAGTGGTCGCGCTAATATGCTGACAACCGGGGGAAAAGGCAAAGCTAATTTAGTGCTTACTGTTGAGCAGGGTAAATTAGATTGGCTAAAAAGTCATATTCCATTTCATTTAATGGGACAGATTAAGATTAATGATCTGATTGTTGATATGCGAGTACCAACCTTGGTTTCTGGTCCATTGCTCTCGCCACGTATTACTTTTTTACCATCATCATTAATCCGAATGTATGGCAAGATAAATAAAACATTAACCCTTAACGAACTACGTTTGCCACTAGCGGGCACTTATTTGACGGCACAAGGCGTAACTGGTCGTTTGCAGGCAATTGCAACGACAACAGATAGTTATTGGGGTAAAGTAAAATTACATTTTGATGGTCAAGCCAATAATTTTAAACCAGACCAAGGTCAATGGCGATGGCATTATTGGGGAAATGCCCAGTTGCATCCCCTTAAAGCTAATTGGGATCTTAGTGGTGATGGTTATTGGATTAACTCTTTACTGGTTGTAAACAGATTGAATACCGGATTTGATAAAATTCAGTATGGCACGCTCAATATGATTCAACCCCGTTTAACACTTTTAAAACCATTAAAATGGCAACGCGATGCTAAACAAGCTAACTTTGCCGGTGAACTTATTTTACATACTGATAGAATAGAATTTGGTAATGAGAGCTTTTTGCCTGCCTCAACAATCTCAGCTAAATTAATTGGCCGGAATCCAGCTGATTTTCAATTAACCGGTGCACTCTCAGCACAACAATTCGGTCCGATCCCATTTTTTATTCGTTGGGATGGCATAAGATTACGCGGAAATGCCCGTTGGCAAAAGCAGAGTGTCTTAGCTTTTCAATCTTTGATCCCGCCAGATTTAGCTATCACTTTGCGAGAAGGTAATTTTTATGCTCAGGCGGCGTTTTCGGTGGCACGAGATCAAGGAGTGATTGCTGGTGGACATTGGTCGGTTGCTAATGCTGGATTATGGTTAAAAGATGGTAGTGTTAATGGAATTGATTTTATTTTACCGTGGCGTTTACAAAATAGTCGCTGGCAGTTGGGCACTAAATTGCCAGTAAAAATTAGGATCAAACAGATTAAGAGTCTGTTTGATATGCAAAATATAGCGGCCGATCTGTATGGTTATTATCCGGCAACTGCACAATTTCCCTTAGAGCTACGGCAAGTTAACATTGATCTGTTAGGTGGTGCTGTTCGATTGGCTACGTTGCGTTGGCCACAAATAGCACCAGCCATACTGACTATTGATCGGATAGATTTAAGTCAACTATTAACTCGCCTTAGAACCTCTTCTCAGGTTGCGATGTCAGGAAAAATTAGTGGTCAATTACCTTTCTTTCTGGATAATCCCGATTGGATCGTGAAAGAAGGGTGGTTAACAAATTCAGGCAATATTACTTTAAGATTAGGAAAAGAGTTAGTGGATTCTATCGGTGAAAATAATTTATCTGCTAGAGTTGCTATGGCATGGTTACGTTATTTGGAAATAAATCGAAGTCAAGCCAAAATTAGCCTGAGTAATCTGGGGGATATTAACATCAATGCTCAAATTTATGGTTTTAATCCTTTAGAGAGTAAAAATCGGCAAGTTCATTTAAATTATTGCCATCAAGAAAATATCTTTCAATTGTGGCGCAGTTTACAGTTTGGTAATAATTTGGGTGATTGGTTAGAAAAAAATATTTCGATTAAAAAAGGTGAAAACCAGTAA
- a CDS encoding YnbE family lipoprotein — translation MKTQIWYMLMLSAAFLSTSCVRLEVATPDKPININMNVKIEHEIKIKVDRQVEGLLKNNSDLFG, via the coding sequence ATGAAAACGCAAATTTGGTATATGCTGATGTTGTCAGCGGCATTTTTATCAACAAGTTGTGTTCGGTTAGAAGTAGCAACACCGGATAAGCCAATAAATATTAATATGAATGTCAAAATTGAACATGAAATTAAAATTAAAGTTGATCGTCAGGTTGAGGGATTACTAAAAAATAATAGCGATCTTTTTGGATAA
- a CDS encoding YdbL family protein: protein MIKKYILPCLLILMSVVVSFPALSLSISEAKQRGLVGETLTGYLAAVVKDNAEVNALVNSINQAREQKYAEIAQSNQLKTEQVAKIAGEKLIDGAKKGEYVLGINGRWTQK, encoded by the coding sequence ATGATAAAAAAATATATTTTACCTTGTTTATTGATATTAATGAGTGTTGTTGTCAGTTTTCCCGCGCTAAGCTTGTCAATTAGCGAGGCTAAGCAGCGTGGGCTGGTTGGTGAAACACTAACTGGTTATCTGGCAGCCGTGGTAAAAGATAATGCTGAAGTGAACGCATTGGTCAATAGTATTAATCAGGCTCGTGAACAAAAATACGCTGAAATTGCGCAAAGTAACCAACTTAAGACGGAGCAAGTGGCAAAAATAGCTGGCGAAAAATTAATAGATGGGGCAAAAAAGGGTGAATATGTGTTAGGTATAAATGGCCGCTGGACACAAAAATAA